In the genome of Myxococcus virescens, the window GCCCGACGACACCGCCGCCAAGAAGGCGAAGAACCGCCGCTACGAGCTCCAGGTCCGCCTGTAGCCTCAGCTCGCGCGGGCGCCCGAGGACACGGGCCCCGCGGGCGAGGCCACCTCGTCCCGCGGCGCCGTCCGGGCCGCGGGAATGAAGGTCATCGCGCGCTCGGCCAGCGCCGTAATCGTGAGCGACGGATTGACGCCCGGGTTGGCGGAGATGGCGGAGCCGTCCACCACATACAACCCCTCATGGCCGAACACGCGGTGCCGTGAGTCGATGACGCCCGTCTCCGCCGAGTCCCCCATGCAGCAGCCGCCCAGGATGTGCGCCGTCGTCGGAATGCCCAGCAGGGTCTCGCTGACGATGGTCATCGGATAGCCATCCAGCTTATCCGCCACGCGCCGGGCCAGGTCGAACGCCTCCGGCATGTTCGCGCTCGGCGCCGGGCCCTCCTGGAGCGCCGTGCTCAGCCCCAGCCTCCGCGAGCGCGTCATGCGCAGGTGCCCTTCCAAGGTGCGCATGTAGAGCAGAATCATCGTCCGCCGCGCGAAGTCCGGGACGAACCACGCCTTGAGGAAGCGCAGCGGATGCCGGACCAGCAGGCCCACCAGCCGCACGAAGCGCTGGAGCATCGTGGCCCCAGACACCTGCGGCGCCATCAGCAACCGGAAGAAGCCCGAGCCCGCCGAGTAGCGCACCGGCTCCAGGTGGGACTGGGCATCGGTGTGCAGGATGGAACCGATGGCGATGCCCCGTGACAAATCCTGCCCCTTGCGGCCGCTCACCACCCCCACGAGCGCCTCGGAGTTGGTGCGCACGCCGTCTCCCAGCCGGTCCGACAGACGCGGCAGTCCGTCCGGGCTCGCCTTCAACTTGAGCAGCAGGTCCAGGGTGCCCAGCACGCCCCCCGCGAAGACGACGTGCTTCGCGGTGAACCGCACCTTCTTCCGGAAGAAGCGCCGCGCCCCTTGGAGCGCTTCGACCTCGTAGCCCCCGTCTGGCAGCGGTCGCACCCAGGTGACTTCGGTGTCCGCGTGCAGCGTGAGGCCGCGCCGCTCCGCCAGGTGGAGGTAGTTCTTGTCGAGCGTGTTCTTGGCGTCGAAGCGACACCCCAGCATGCACCCACCACACGCAGTGCAACCCGTCCGGTCCGGTCCCTCACCGTTGAAGTACGGGTCCTTCACGGTGACACCCGGCTCGCCGAAGTACACGGCCACGGTGGTGGGCTGGAAGTCGGTGCGGCCCAGGTCCGTGCCCACGTCCTGGAGCACCCGGTCTGGCACGGTGCGCAGGGGATTCGGCGTGGCGCCCAGCATCCGCCGCGCGGTGGTGTAGTGCGGCGCCAGCTCCTCCTTCCACGCGGCGAGGTGGCCCCACGAGGAGGCCTGGAAGAAGTCGTCCCGGGGGATGGGGAGCGTGTTGGCGTACACGAGCGAGCCGCCGCCCACGCCCACGCCTGACAGAACGGTGACGTGGCGGAAGAACGACATCTCGAACAGGCCCCGCCACCCCAGCGTGGGCATCCAGAGCCAGCGCTTCAGCTCCCAGTTCGTCTTCGGGAAGTCCGGGGCGCGCAAGCGCCGCCCCTTCTCCAGCACCAGGACGCGGTAGCCCTTCTCGGTCAGCCGGAGCGCGCTGACGCTGCCTCCAAACC includes:
- a CDS encoding GMC family oxidoreductase, producing the protein MALDCDWLIIGSGFGGSVSALRLTEKGYRVLVLEKGRRLRAPDFPKTNWELKRWLWMPTLGWRGLFEMSFFRHVTVLSGVGVGGGSLVYANTLPIPRDDFFQASSWGHLAAWKEELAPHYTTARRMLGATPNPLRTVPDRVLQDVGTDLGRTDFQPTTVAVYFGEPGVTVKDPYFNGEGPDRTGCTACGGCMLGCRFDAKNTLDKNYLHLAERRGLTLHADTEVTWVRPLPDGGYEVEALQGARRFFRKKVRFTAKHVVFAGGVLGTLDLLLKLKASPDGLPRLSDRLGDGVRTNSEALVGVVSGRKGQDLSRGIAIGSILHTDAQSHLEPVRYSAGSGFFRLLMAPQVSGATMLQRFVRLVGLLVRHPLRFLKAWFVPDFARRTMILLYMRTLEGHLRMTRSRRLGLSTALQEGPAPSANMPEAFDLARRVADKLDGYPMTIVSETLLGIPTTAHILGGCCMGDSAETGVIDSRHRVFGHEGLYVVDGSAISANPGVNPSLTITALAERAMTFIPAARTAPRDEVASPAGPVSSGARAS